Below is a genomic region from Fusobacterium canifelinum.
CTCATCTTCATTAATAGCTTTTAATTCTTCAAAAGTATTTGGTAGCCAAGTATGGAGGTCTATCATATATTTATCAGAATACTTCTTTTTAATATCAATAGAATAGGTAGTTAAAGTATTAAATATAAATGTAAGTACTATAAATATTTTAAAAAACTTTTTCATAAATATTATTTCCTTTCATTTTTTATGAAGTAAGTACAAAGAAGTAAGTACAAATATATTTATTAGGATAATTAAAATATAAATTTTGTACAAACTTTTTAACTACTTTTTAGACTTTTAAATTTTAATAAAGGTTATTTTAAAATTTATTTTTTATAGAATCCTAAGAGTTATATATTTTTTACTATTATTTCAATATACTATTTTTACTTTAGAATAAAAACTAATTGAATTTTTTACTCTTCAATTAGTCCTTTTTATTATATTCTTTCAAAATACTTTCTAAATTATTTAAAAATGGTTTGAATTTAGAAAAATCAATATTTTTATAATTTTTTAATATATTTTTAGAAAATTTATCTTTATTGGGATTAATTTTATCAAATGAAAATTTTTTATATGTATCTTCAAAAAATAAATCTTCAATTTCACATTCTTCTAAGCCATCAACTAAATTAATTGTTAAAAGATATAAATTATTGATAATTTTTAATTTAAACTTTGTTCTAACATAAGATATTAAATTTTTTTTATCATTGTCATTTTTATCAGAAAAAATATGATTTAAAAATTTCTTTAATGGCTTCTTTGAATTTTCTGTTGCTTCATTATCAAAAACTAAAATAACAGGATTAAGTGCTTCTAAATTTGTTAATTTTTTAAAATAATTATAGAAATCATAAAATTTAGAATTTTTGTCACCAAAATAATTATATATATTTTTCATAGAATCTGCTCCATCAGGAGATAAATTAAAGAAATATTTTAATAATTTTGTTCTTTTTAAAAAGGAGATCTTAAATATAAATTCATTTTCTTCTTTTGTTATTAAATTAGGATATTCATTATATAAATTTTTTAATGCAGCTTTTATGTATAAAATATCTGTTTTTCCTTCTGTAACTATTAAAGGTTTTTCATTCATAAAAAAGTACTTATAAAATAAAAAATTTTGATATTGTTTTTCTCTCGAATTAAGTACATTTCTTGCTATAAATTTTTTTCTTTTTTCACTTTCAGAATTATTATACTTATCCAATTGATTAATAAATGAGAATCTTCCTTCAAGTTGGTTTATTGTTCCATCTATTCCATCAATATTAAATTCACCATTTTTATACAGAGAATAAGCCATAGCTCTTGTATATTTATAGTATTTTCTACTAACATTGATTTTTTTATTAACAGTAAGTCCAGTAACTTCTTGTCGAGAACTTTGAAAAGTTAATCTGTATTTTTCCATATTTGCTTCAAAACCATTTTTTTTAATTTCTAATAAAATGTCTTCTTCAAATTTTTCTAAATTTCTTATAAAACCTTTATAATTTGTAGAAAAAGTTAAATCATCAGCATAACGTGAATAAGTTAATTTATATTTTTTAGCTAATTTTAATACTCTAACATCAAATATATTACAAATTAAATTAGTTAATAGAGGGGAAGAAGGAGCACCTTGTGGAAGTTTTCCATTAAAGCAAACTAATTGAGCAATTAATGTAGATAATTCAGAAGTTAATTCAGGAAAAAAAGATTTAAAATCTTTATTTTTTTCAAAAAAACCTTTTACCCTTCCAAAGTGGAAGCTATCAAAGAAATCTTTTAAGTCAAGATTAAGGACTATCTTTTTATTTTTGTGTATTTTTGCATTTGTTATAATGCTTCTTTCTTTTACAAATCCATGTGAGGTATTGATAGTTTTAAATTTCTCCTTCATTTTTTCTTCTAAAAAAGATACAAATTTTTTTTGAATCATTTTAAGTTCATTTTGAGGGGCATTAATTTCTCTATATCCACCATTTTTTTTAGGAATTTTAAAAGTAGTATATAAATTTTCAATTTTTTTTACATATAAAATATATGATAAATAATTTAAATGAATATTTAGAATTTTACTAAGAATCTCACGAGCATTCTTAAAATTAAACATATTCTACCCCTTTTATTAATTTTTAAAAAAGCGTGTGGCAACTCATTAAGCGATATCAAATTAATGATAATAATAGAATTAGTCAAATGAAGCTAATTAAGTTAGCATACTATTAGAGCAAAATGCCCTAACATTTTAGTAAATACTTACGAATTGCATAAGTAAAAAATCTAACCACACGCTTGAAGGTAGTATAACAATTTTATAAACAAAATTCAAGTAAATACAAAGAATAATTAATAATCTAAAAAGAAAAGAAAAATACAATCTTTTATAAAGTATATTTAAAAAGATTGTATTTTATGCTATAATATCAAAAATTTATAATTAATTGGTTGAATCTATCTATATAAAATTTTATTAAGATTAAGGAGAAAAATAATGAATGGAAAAATTGTAAAAGAAGGAATAACCTTTGATGATGTTCTATTAATACCTGCAAAATCGGATGTGCTTCCTAATGAAGTTAGTTTAAAAACAAGACTTACAAAAAAAATCACATTAAATTTACCAATTTTAAGTGCTGCTATGGATACAGTTACTGAATCAGACTTGGCAATAGCTCTTGCAAGACAAGGGGGAATAGGTTTTATTCATAAGAATATGTCTATTGAAGAGCAAGCAGCTGAGGTTGATAGAGTAAAAAGATCAGAAAGTGGAATGATAACAAATCCTATAACATTAAATAAAGATAGCAGAGTTTATCAAGCAGAAGAATTGATGAGTAGATATAAAATTTCTGGTTTACCTGTAATTGAAGATGATGGAAAATTAATAGGTATAATTACAAATAGAGATATTAAATATCGTAAAGATCTTGACCAACCTGTTGGAGATATAATGACAAGTAAAGGCTTAATTACTGCTCCAGTTGGAACAACTTTAGAACAAGCAAAAGAAATTTTACTTGCTAACAGAATAGAAAAATTACCAATAACTGATCAAAATGGATATCTAAAAGGTTTAATCACGATAAAAGATATAGATAATATAATTCAATATCCAAATGCTTGTAAAGATGAGCTTGGAAAATTGAGATGTGGTGCAGCAGTAGGGGTAGCACCAGATACTATAGAAAGAGTAACAGCCTTAGTAAAAGCTGGAGTAGATATTATAACTGTTGATTCTGCTCATGGACATTCACAGGGTGTAATAAATATGATAAAAGAAATTAAAAAGAATTTCCCAGATTTAGATATAGTTGGTGGAAATATTGTTACAGCAGAAGCTGCAAAAGAACTTATTGAAGCAGGAGTGTCAGCAGTAAAAGTTGGAATAGGACCAGGTTCTATTTGTACAACAAGAGTTGTAGCAGGGGTTGGAGTTCCTCAACTTACAGCAGTAAATGATGTATATGAATATTGTAAAGATAAAAACATTGGTGTAATAGCTGATGGAGGAATAAAATTATCAGGAGATATAGTTAAAGCTTTAGCAGCTGGTGGAGATTGTGTGATGCTTGGAGGTTTACTTGCAGGAACAAAAGAAGCACCAGGAGAAGAAATAATTCTTGAAGGAAGAAGATTTAAAATATATGTAGGTATGGGTTCAATAGCTGCAATGAAAAGAGGTTCAAAAGATAGATATTTCCAAGCAGGAGAAATTGATAACTCTAAATTAGTTCCAGAAGGAATAGAAGGACGTATTGCATATAAAGGTTCTGTAAAAGATGTTGTATTTCAACTTGCAGGTGGAATAAAAGCAGGTATGGGATATTGTGGAACTAAAACAATAAAAGATTTACAAATCAATGGAAAATTTGTTAAAATAACTGGGGCAGGTTTAATAGAAAGTCACCCACATGATATAACAATAACAAAAGAAGCACCAAATTATTCTAAATAATAGGAGAACAAAAGAATGAAAAAATTTACTAAGTTTTTTATTTTAGCAGGAGTATTATTAAATTTTTCTGTATTGAATGCTGAAATAAAAGAAGTTGAATCACTTGACCAAATTTCAAATGAAATAGTAGGAGGAAAAACAGAAAAAAAAGTAACTAAAGAAGTAAAAGAAACTAAAGAAAAAAATGAAGAAGTTACTAAAAACTCAGAAGATGTTAAAGATATTCCAGAGGAAAGTGCAACAAGAACAGTTGATAAAAATTCAATAGTTGATATCTATGAAAGAAAAATGAAAGATAAAATTGCATACAAAGAAGGTTCAAATACACCTTTTACTGGAGTATTTGGAGTGGTAATTGATGATAAGATTGAGTCTTATGAAGAATACAAAAATGGACTTTTAGATGGAGAGACTGCCTATTTTGCAAAGGGAAAACAAGTAAAGTTACTATCTGAAATGTATACTAAGGGAAGATTAAATGGGCAACAAAAATCTTATTATGAAAATGGTAAATTAAAATCAATAGTTTATTATTCAAATGATAAAATAAATGGTATTGAATCTTATGATAGAAGTGGAAATCTTTTGCATAAAAGTCTTTTTGAAGGTGGAACAGGTGACTGGAAATTCTATTGGAGCAATGGAAAAGTTTCAGAAGAAGGAAAGTATAAGGCTTGGAGAAAAGATGGAGTTTGGAAAAAATATAGAGAAGATGGAAGTCTTGATACTGTAATAAAATATGATAATGGTAGACTTCTAAGTGAAAAATGGCAATAATATGCTAATTTCAAGGATAAAACAAGTTTATCAATATATTTTTTCTAATTTTGATAATAATTGGAATAATGAAGTAAAAAAAATATTATCAAAAGAAGAGTTTTTAATTTTTTCTGAAATGGGAAATTATGATAAAGTACACTCATATAAACTTTATCAAAAAGTAAAGTCTAATAAAATTTTATCTTTACAAGAAATTTATCTAAAATTAGCACTTTTGCATGATAGTGGAAAAGGTAAAGTTGGACTTTTTAGAAGAATAAAAAAAGTTATAATTGGAGACAAAATTTTAGAAAAACATCCAGAGATAGCTTTTGAAAAATTAAAAAATATTAATTTTGAATTAGCAAAGTTATGTTTACAACATCATAATAAAGATGTGGATGAAAAAATGAAAATTTTTCAAGAATTAGATGATAAATAATTATTGAATATTATAATTTTATGATAAAATAAGGAGGAAAGCTTTTTTCTTCCTTTTTTATTAATACAAGAAAAAGTAAAATTAAGAGGTGTTAATATGTCAGAATTCAATTGGAATAATTTTATTAGCGAACTTAAGAAATTTCAAAAAGGAATAGAAAATATTGGTGGTGAATTTTTTAGAGAATTTAAAATTGGAACTCCTGCTAAGGAAGAAGAAATTTTAGAGGTTGAAAAAAAGCTAGGTTATAAAATACCAGAAGATTTTAGAGATATACTATTAAATTATTCTTCATGTTTTGAATATTTTTGGAATATTTATAAAGGTGTAAGTGAAGAACAAATAAAATTACCAGATAATTTAAAAGGAATATTTGCAGGAGACTTACATTGGGAACTCAATGTATTAGTAAAATTTCAAGAAGATAATAAAGATTGGATAGAAGAATGTTTTCCTGATTATAATAATGAATATGATAGAGTTTGGCATAATAAATTAGCTTTTTATGAAGTTGGGAATGGAGATTATTTTGCCATTGAATTAGAAAAAGAAAATTATGGAAAAATAGTATATTTAAGCCACGATGGTGGAGATGGTCATGGTCATTATTTAGCAAATAATTTTAAAGACTTATTAAATAATTGGTCAAAAGTCGGCTGTACTGGTGGTGATGATTGGCAATGGGAAGTATTTTACACAGAAGGAAAGGGAATAGATCCTGAGTGTGAAAATGCTAAAGAGTGGAGAGAATATATTTTTAGTAAGATATGAAAGAGAGGGAATATGTCAAAAATTAATAATGATTGGAAAGAGATTTTAGAAGAAGAATTTCAGAAAGATTATTTTGTAGAATTGAAAACTATTCTTGAGAAGGAGTATAAAGACTTTACTGTTTATCCACCTAAAAAAGATATATTAAATGCTTTTTTTCTCACTCCTTATTCAGAAGTGAAAGTTGTACTTTTAGGACAAGACCCTTATCATCAAAGAGGACAAGCACATGGTTTAGCATTTTCTGTAAATTATGGAATAAAAACCCCACCATCACTTGTAAATATGTATAAAGAATTACAAGATGATTTAGGGCTATACATTCCAAATAATGGTTCTCTTAAAAAATGGGCAAAGCAGGGAGTGTTACTTTTAAATACTACTTTAACAGTTAGAGATAGTGAAGCTAATTCACATTCTAAAATTGGTTGGCAAACTTTTACAGATAATGTGATAAAGAAATTAAATGAAAGAGAAAAACCTGTAATATTTATATTATGGGGAAATAATGCTAAAGCTAAAGAAAAATTTATAGATACAAATAAACATTATGTTTTAAAAGGAGTACATCCTAGCCCACTTTCAGCAAATAAAGGATTCTTTGGTTGTAAACATTTTAGTGAAGTAAATAGAATTTTAAAAGATTTAAATGAAAAAGAAATTGACTGGCAAATAGAAAACAAGGAGATATAATGAATATTTTTTCAGGTATAGAATATAAAGTTTTAAAGGATATAAATTTAGATAGAAAATATGATGGTATTGAATATGATTCAAGAAAAATAAAAGAAAATTATATATTTGTTGCATTAGAAGGAGCCAATGTTGATGGACATAACTATATAGATAGTGCTGTAAAAAATGGAGCAACTTGTATTATTGTTAGTAAAAAAGTTGAGATGAAGCATAATGTTAGCTATGTTTTGGTAGAAGATATAAGACATAAACTTGGGTATATAGCTTCAAATTTCTATGAATGGCCCCAAAGAAAGTTAAAAATTATTGGTGTTACAGGAACAAATGGTAAGACTTCATCAACTTATATGATAGAAAAATTAATGGGGGATATTCCAATAACTCGTATAGGAACAATAGAATATAAAATAGGAGATGAAGTATTTGAAGCAGTTAATACTACTCCTGAATCACTTGATTTGATAAAAATTTTTGATAAAACTTTAAAGAAAAAAATTGAATATGTTGTAATGGAAGTAAGCTCACATTCTCTTGAAATAGGTAGAGTTGAAGTGGTTGATTTTGATTATGCACTATTTAGTAACTTAACCCAAGATCATTTAGATTATCATATAACTATGGAAAATTATTTTCAAGCTAAAAGAAAATTATTTTTAAAATTGAAAGATATAAATAATTCTGTAATCAATATTGATGATAAATATGGAAAAAGATTATATGATGAATTTATAGTTGATAATCCTGAAATAATCTCCTATGGAATTGATGGTGGAGATTTAGAAGGAGATTATTTAGATGATGGATATATTGATATCAAATATGAAAATCAAATTGAAAAAGTTAAATTTGCATTATTAGGAGATTTTAATTTATATAATACCTTAGGAGCTATTGGAATTGCTCTAAAAATAGGTATCAGTATGGAAGAAATTTTAAAAAGAGTTTCAACTATAAAAGCAGCACCTGGAAGATTTGAAGCTTTAGATTGTGGACAAGATTATAAAGTAATAGTTGATTATGCACATACACCAGATGCTTTAGTAAATGTAATAGTGGCAGCTAGAAATATTAAAAATGCTAATAGAATAATAACAATCTTTGGTTGTGGTGGAGATAGAGATAGAACCAAAAGACCTATAATGGCAAAGGCAGCGGAAAATTTATCAGATATTGTAATACTTACTTCTGATAATCCAAGAACAGAATCTCCTGATCAAATATTTGATGATGTAAAAAAAGGTTTTATAAAACCAAATGATTATTTCTTTGAACCTGATAGAGAAAAGGCAATAAAACTAGCTATTAAAATGGCAGAAAAAAATGATATAATATTAATTACAGGTAAGGGGCATGAAACTTACCATATAATTGGAACTAAAAAATGGCACTTTGATGATAAAGAAATTGCAAGAAGAGAAATTGTTAGAAGAAAGATGGTGGAAAATGTTAATTAATGATGTAAATAAGGTAAAAGTTGGAAATATTGTATTTGGTGGAAAGAAAAGATTTGTTCTAATTGCTGGACCTTGTGTCATGGAATCTCAAGAATTAATGGATGAGGTTGCAGGAGGAATAAAAGAAATTTGTGATAGATTAGGAATTGAATATATTTTTAAAGCTTCTTTTGATAAGGCTAATCGTTCATCTATTCACTCATATAGAGGACCAGGAATAGAAGAAGGAATGAAAATGCTTGCTAAAACAAAAGAAAAGTTTAATGTTCCTGTTATTACAGATGTACATGAAGCTTGGCAATGTAAAGAAGTAGCAAAGGTAGCTGATATTTTACAAATTCCTGCATTCTTATGTAGACAAACAGATTTACTTATAGCTGCAGCTGAAACAGGTAAGGCTGTAAATATTAAAAAAGGGCAATTTTTAGCTCCTTGGGATATGAAAAATATAGTTGTTAAAATGGAAGAATCTGGAAATAAAAATATAATGTTATGTGAAAGAGGAAGTACATTTGGTTATAATAATATGGTAGTGGATATGAGAAGTTTACTTGAAATGAGAAAGTTTAATTATCCAGTTGTCTTTGATGTAACACATTCAGTTCAAAAACCTGGAGGACTTGGAACAGCTACATCAGGAGATAGAGAATATGTATATCCACTATTAAGAGCAGGACTTGCTATTGGTGTTGATGCAATATTTGCAGAAGTTCATCCAAATCCAACAGAAGCAAAATCTGATGGACCAAATATGTTATACCTAAAAGACTTAGAAGAAATCTTAAAAACTGCAATAGAAATTGATGAGATAGTTAAAGGTGTATAAAATTAGAGATAAAAAGGGGCTGTTATAAATTAATTCTATTGAAACAGAAGTAAAAAATAAGTGAAATTACATTCTAAATGTTAAGAAATTTAGCTAGTAATGAACTATTTTTTACTTCATTCTTAAGTTTGCAACAGCTCTAATTTATTATAAAAATAAAAATTAATAACATTGTAAAATTAGCCAAATATTTTCAAAGTTTTTATTTGCTAAATCATCTTTTTTAATCCAAAAATAAATATGTCCACAATCTCCAAACATCAATTCATAATCATCAGATTCAACAGTATCCATTTGAAAAAGTAATATCCAATCTTTGCTAGCTTTTTTTATTTCTTCTTTATATTTTTTAGGATAGTCTATCCCACCCATATTAAATCCTCTTGTTACAGCTGCACATTCTTCTTCCATGGAATTTTGGATAATATCTGGATAACCAAGTAATTTTGTATAATTTTCAAGAGATTCCATATATTCATCATAAATCTCAGAATAGTTATCAAATAATTTATCTTCAAACTCTTCATATGTTTTATATTTTTCTAATATTTTTTCTTCTTCATTAAGATTATCAAAATCTTCATAAGAAGGTAAACTAATATTTGATTTAAAATTAACTTTAAACTCTGGAATTTTATAATAATCTTCCATATCTTCTGGGAAACCGATTAATTCAAAGTTAGAGGTGTCTTCAAAATAAAAAACTTTAGCACAACCTTTATCTTGAGGACTATATCCCCATTCTTGTGTTTCTAACTCATAGAAAAAATATAACATACCTTTATCTGGAAGTAATTTATCTTTATCCAGTGAACTTACTTCTTCTAAATTAATTTGAGCTAAGAAAGATAAAGGAAATTCTTGATAATAAGGCCAAATAAAATCTTTTGGAAGATAAGGTTTACCTCCAATCTTACTTTTATCAACTATTTCAGAATTATTGTTAAATTCAGTAGAAAGAGTAATTTCATTCTTTTTAAGATTATCTAACATTTCTGTTATAATTTTTTTAAAATTCATAATAAGCCCCCCTTTTCACATAATACTTTTTATTTAGTATATAGTTTTATAAGGTTTTTTGTCAACATATAAGTATTATAATTCATATAAAAATCTGATATAATTAAAAATAATGACTATGTTAAAAGGATATGAGAAAATATCAGAGTATATAATTTTAAAGCAAGTGATAGTACAGGTGAAATGTTAATGGGTTTAGGTTTTTCTTTTTCATTTATGGGAGTGGCTGGATTAATTTTGATGTTAAGATTAGTCTTATTTCCGAAAATAAAATATTCAAGTTATGTAAATAATATATATTTAGAAAAATTTTTAATAGTTGTGCCAGCATTAATAATAACAGCTTATGTAATGAAGTTAATAAAAAAATATGCAATAAAAAATTATCACATATACGAAGACAAAGAAATATTAAAAATAGAAAATGATAAAAAGATAATAGAATTAGCTTATACAGCTATAAAAGATGTAAAATTTAATAAAAAAGGAAATAATATTTTTAAGTGTTATAAACTTATCATAAAAACAAATTCAAAAGATTTAAAATTTTTTGTAAGAACAAAAGAAAATTATTTTGGTGGAGCTACTGAAAATGATTTTGATAATTTAGAAAATTTTTATTTCTTTCTTAAAGAGAAAATTGAAAAATAAAAGAAGTTGCCATAATTTATAGCAACTTCTTGGAATATTTTTTATAAGCCATGAGAACTAGATAGATACTTTTCTCCTGAGTCAGTAGAAAGAACAACTATTCTCAAACCTTTATTAGCATTTTCTTTGGAATAATCAAGAGCAGCTTTAAAAGTAGCACCAGTAGAAATTCCACCTAAAATACCTTCTTTAAAACTTAATTCTCTCATCATTTTAAAAGCTTCATCATCTTCACAAACTAAAATACCATCAGCTAAACTTCCATCATAGACAACTGGAATACCACCTATGCTCATTCCCATACCTTGTATTTTATGAGGACCTATATATCCTTTTGAAAGCAATGGTGATGATGCAGGTTCAACAGGGAAAGTTTTAATATTAGGTAGTTTTTCTTTTAATTTTTTAGCTGTTCCAGAAAAACTTCCACCTGTTCCTGTTCCACAAATATATACATCAACTTTATTATTCATATCTTTTAAAATTTCCTCAGCAGTAGTTTCGTAGTGAGCTTTTGGATTGTTCACATTAGTGAATTGGTCAGGAACAAAACATTTTTTTTCGTTCTTTTTAAGTTCTTCTAATTTTTCTAAACAGGCTTTCATTCCAAGAGAACCATCAGTTAATATAACTTCAGTTCCATAAGCTCTCATAAGTTGTATCCTTTCAACACTCATAGTGTCAGGCATAACAATTTTTAACTTATAATTTTTAACTGCACATATCATAGCAAGCCCAATTCCTGTGTTTCCACTTGTAGCTTCTATAATAACAGTGTCTTTATCAATTAAACCCTTTTTTTCAGCTTCTTCAATCATTTTTAAGGCAATTCTGTCTTTTGTACTTCTACCAGGATTTGAACCTTCTAATTTTACATAAATTTCATTTCCAAAAGTATTAATGTTATTAATTTTTACTAATGGAGTGTCCCCAATTAAATCAATTACAGAATTTGCTAACATAAAAATCCTCCTATCAAACTTTATTCTCAATTTATTGTATAACTAAAAGGAAAAAAATAAAAGAACTCATTAAAAAAAATATAGAGTTCTTATTTTTTAAAAAATAATATTGAAATAGAATAAATTAAATTTTAAATGAGTACATAAAATTAGAACTTAAAAATAATACTAAAAAAATTTTTTTCTAAGAAATAGAAAAGATATTAGATAATTTTAGTAATCTAATTTACTAATAAATTTATAATAATTTTTTATAACAACAA
It encodes:
- the cysK gene encoding cysteine synthase A; the protein is MLANSVIDLIGDTPLVKINNINTFGNEIYVKLEGSNPGRSTKDRIALKMIEEAEKKGLIDKDTVIIEATSGNTGIGLAMICAVKNYKLKIVMPDTMSVERIQLMRAYGTEVILTDGSLGMKACLEKLEELKKNEKKCFVPDQFTNVNNPKAHYETTAEEILKDMNNKVDVYICGTGTGGSFSGTAKKLKEKLPNIKTFPVEPASSPLLSKGYIGPHKIQGMGMSIGGIPVVYDGSLADGILVCEDDEAFKMMRELSFKEGILGGISTGATFKAALDYSKENANKGLRIVVLSTDSGEKYLSSSHGL
- the guaB gene encoding IMP dehydrogenase, whose protein sequence is MNGKIVKEGITFDDVLLIPAKSDVLPNEVSLKTRLTKKITLNLPILSAAMDTVTESDLAIALARQGGIGFIHKNMSIEEQAAEVDRVKRSESGMITNPITLNKDSRVYQAEELMSRYKISGLPVIEDDGKLIGIITNRDIKYRKDLDQPVGDIMTSKGLITAPVGTTLEQAKEILLANRIEKLPITDQNGYLKGLITIKDIDNIIQYPNACKDELGKLRCGAAVGVAPDTIERVTALVKAGVDIITVDSAHGHSQGVINMIKEIKKNFPDLDIVGGNIVTAEAAKELIEAGVSAVKVGIGPGSICTTRVVAGVGVPQLTAVNDVYEYCKDKNIGVIADGGIKLSGDIVKALAAGGDCVMLGGLLAGTKEAPGEEIILEGRRFKIYVGMGSIAAMKRGSKDRYFQAGEIDNSKLVPEGIEGRIAYKGSVKDVVFQLAGGIKAGMGYCGTKTIKDLQINGKFVKITGAGLIESHPHDITITKEAPNYSK
- a CDS encoding UDP-N-acetylmuramoyl-L-alanyl-D-glutamate--2,6-diaminopimelate ligase, translated to MNIFSGIEYKVLKDINLDRKYDGIEYDSRKIKENYIFVALEGANVDGHNYIDSAVKNGATCIIVSKKVEMKHNVSYVLVEDIRHKLGYIASNFYEWPQRKLKIIGVTGTNGKTSSTYMIEKLMGDIPITRIGTIEYKIGDEVFEAVNTTPESLDLIKIFDKTLKKKIEYVVMEVSSHSLEIGRVEVVDFDYALFSNLTQDHLDYHITMENYFQAKRKLFLKLKDINNSVINIDDKYGKRLYDEFIVDNPEIISYGIDGGDLEGDYLDDGYIDIKYENQIEKVKFALLGDFNLYNTLGAIGIALKIGISMEEILKRVSTIKAAPGRFEALDCGQDYKVIVDYAHTPDALVNVIVAARNIKNANRIITIFGCGGDRDRTKRPIMAKAAENLSDIVILTSDNPRTESPDQIFDDVKKGFIKPNDYFFEPDREKAIKLAIKMAEKNDIILITGKGHETYHIIGTKKWHFDDKEIARREIVRRKMVENVN
- a CDS encoding SMI1/KNR4 family protein, whose translation is MSEFNWNNFISELKKFQKGIENIGGEFFREFKIGTPAKEEEILEVEKKLGYKIPEDFRDILLNYSSCFEYFWNIYKGVSEEQIKLPDNLKGIFAGDLHWELNVLVKFQEDNKDWIEECFPDYNNEYDRVWHNKLAFYEVGNGDYFAIELEKENYGKIVYLSHDGGDGHGHYLANNFKDLLNNWSKVGCTGGDDWQWEVFYTEGKGIDPECENAKEWREYIFSKI
- a CDS encoding HD domain-containing protein, coding for MKNGNNMLISRIKQVYQYIFSNFDNNWNNEVKKILSKEEFLIFSEMGNYDKVHSYKLYQKVKSNKILSLQEIYLKLALLHDSGKGKVGLFRRIKKVIIGDKILEKHPEIAFEKLKNINFELAKLCLQHHNKDVDEKMKIFQELDDK
- the kdsA gene encoding 3-deoxy-8-phosphooctulonate synthase; protein product: MLINDVNKVKVGNIVFGGKKRFVLIAGPCVMESQELMDEVAGGIKEICDRLGIEYIFKASFDKANRSSIHSYRGPGIEEGMKMLAKTKEKFNVPVITDVHEAWQCKEVAKVADILQIPAFLCRQTDLLIAAAETGKAVNIKKGQFLAPWDMKNIVVKMEESGNKNIMLCERGSTFGYNNMVVDMRSLLEMRKFNYPVVFDVTHSVQKPGGLGTATSGDREYVYPLLRAGLAIGVDAIFAEVHPNPTEAKSDGPNMLYLKDLEEILKTAIEIDEIVKGV
- a CDS encoding YwqG family protein, which translates into the protein MNFKKIITEMLDNLKKNEITLSTEFNNNSEIVDKSKIGGKPYLPKDFIWPYYQEFPLSFLAQINLEEVSSLDKDKLLPDKGMLYFFYELETQEWGYSPQDKGCAKVFYFEDTSNFELIGFPEDMEDYYKIPEFKVNFKSNISLPSYEDFDNLNEEEKILEKYKTYEEFEDKLFDNYSEIYDEYMESLENYTKLLGYPDIIQNSMEEECAAVTRGFNMGGIDYPKKYKEEIKKASKDWILLFQMDTVESDDYELMFGDCGHIYFWIKKDDLANKNFENIWLILQCY
- a CDS encoding retron Ec67 family RNA-directed DNA polymerase/endonuclease; protein product: MFNFKNAREILSKILNIHLNYLSYILYVKKIENLYTTFKIPKKNGGYREINAPQNELKMIQKKFVSFLEEKMKEKFKTINTSHGFVKERSIITNAKIHKNKKIVLNLDLKDFFDSFHFGRVKGFFEKNKDFKSFFPELTSELSTLIAQLVCFNGKLPQGAPSSPLLTNLICNIFDVRVLKLAKKYKLTYSRYADDLTFSTNYKGFIRNLEKFEEDILLEIKKNGFEANMEKYRLTFQSSRQEVTGLTVNKKINVSRKYYKYTRAMAYSLYKNGEFNIDGIDGTINQLEGRFSFINQLDKYNNSESEKRKKFIARNVLNSREKQYQNFLFYKYFFMNEKPLIVTEGKTDILYIKAALKNLYNEYPNLITKEENEFIFKISFLKRTKLLKYFFNLSPDGADSMKNIYNYFGDKNSKFYDFYNYFKKLTNLEALNPVILVFDNEATENSKKPLKKFLNHIFSDKNDNDKKNLISYVRTKFKLKIINNLYLLTINLVDGLEECEIEDLFFEDTYKKFSFDKINPNKDKFSKNILKNYKNIDFSKFKPFLNNLESILKEYNKKD
- a CDS encoding uracil-DNA glycosylase, which translates into the protein MSKINNDWKEILEEEFQKDYFVELKTILEKEYKDFTVYPPKKDILNAFFLTPYSEVKVVLLGQDPYHQRGQAHGLAFSVNYGIKTPPSLVNMYKELQDDLGLYIPNNGSLKKWAKQGVLLLNTTLTVRDSEANSHSKIGWQTFTDNVIKKLNEREKPVIFILWGNNAKAKEKFIDTNKHYVLKGVHPSPLSANKGFFGCKHFSEVNRILKDLNEKEIDWQIENKEI
- a CDS encoding toxin-antitoxin system YwqK family antitoxin translates to MKKFTKFFILAGVLLNFSVLNAEIKEVESLDQISNEIVGGKTEKKVTKEVKETKEKNEEVTKNSEDVKDIPEESATRTVDKNSIVDIYERKMKDKIAYKEGSNTPFTGVFGVVIDDKIESYEEYKNGLLDGETAYFAKGKQVKLLSEMYTKGRLNGQQKSYYENGKLKSIVYYSNDKINGIESYDRSGNLLHKSLFEGGTGDWKFYWSNGKVSEEGKYKAWRKDGVWKKYREDGSLDTVIKYDNGRLLSEKWQ